One Pseudomonas sp. HOU2 genomic window carries:
- a CDS encoding DUF6124 family protein, whose translation MGTDHVFRILLKGGLALFHSFPPTNDKQSKRRKGRLFTVANDIDSEDLLANASEDMLSISAIAAKLADDVEGPNRSVALALSRIADGAQLMVERALDHLEELTAARQEVKT comes from the coding sequence TTGGGGACAGACCACGTTTTTCGGATACTACTAAAAGGTGGTCTGGCCCTATTTCACTCCTTCCCGCCTACCAACGACAAACAGTCCAAACGCCGCAAAGGCAGACTCTTCACCGTCGCCAATGACATCGACTCGGAAGACCTCCTGGCCAACGCCTCCGAAGACATGTTGTCCATCAGCGCCATCGCTGCCAAATTAGCCGACGATGTCGAAGGCCCCAACCGTTCCGTAGCGTTAGCCCTTAGCCGAATTGCCGATGGCGCGCAGCTTATGGTGGAGCGTGCGCTGGATCATCTGGAGGAGTTAACTGCGGCGAGGCAGGAAGTGAAGACGTAA
- a CDS encoding M23 family metallopeptidase, translated as MEYFNPGAPFHYTSAWNPTRVHPVSGLVRPHRGEDWAAPAGTPIPAAGAGKVVYKGVMNGYGNVVVLEHANGAEIVHTLYAHMRSASPLAMGAAVAKGGTVGPCGNTGIGTGAHLHFEVLRNGTKGHPNLAQGHATVNPRGFDISNLTHPDNATAAAPAATPATTPAAAASTQKMSFQYPIRKHGGSQFEDAEELYKALEGETAGHYLLGSNHFWHGGIHITNASAPQCIRDEPVRCMADGVVVAYRLNKNYLTSDFEPAKGLQYSTSFCLVRHEYESPANEKSEGVKTNKLVFFSLYMHVLPYELYTAEEEKAPRVVAVVNGGWPARTHHKDDPQSKVVENIPSGVEFEVLKEQPTADGKYNFAQGKILKGKIGELKKDDVVWFAIEEDGQPIKNSKNKERLKTVLPPERKVPGYWKGMVEATITAPRGLKVRGAPSGDKAGEQVAPDQVLCTGSTIRFDSDKIKWLLVDGKKYPMAECTFVPSGGTGLKGEGVLPATFWCSVDDVGSGAVIKRKSTIPTVFDSVVVCNSAIKAGEPIGYLGLYETPADDKGNINKKHQVHIEIFSSDEKLEEYLKNPAALVEGKKYLKLKKGQLLATKGGTDEAPVFTPQEPGLPADTLVPVDRPTIIKDSAGKEWVRATFQSDGKPQTGFIEKEKQEIICQHDWEKLGFKVIKESNATADGFLDPGDMPAFFKELYAKIDAKGTQDNEVTSAELQSALRDPEIRSEWSKLIAYHPTEWQAKSSEPKWERLKKLMKDSPELLKHEQERIDKLVFWDEMAGAMQIPLPSQIYHFHPIEFIGNFKAKGPVAHAGLFTVADGKAAIKVIYEKYGKEMAVIIERMYRDETGHFESGQYAHCGTGGMEAFGQPPYYGWDSSIFEANPEYTPTGTWSAFENKGMSGQGGNAQITDKKKVFVVLPSVIAGMEYKAAYIKRHNGQWARWHSTDTNVQAVYKKHIEAIRARFVEALEKGE; from the coding sequence ATGGAATATTTTAATCCAGGCGCGCCATTTCATTATACGAGTGCATGGAACCCTACTCGAGTGCATCCGGTGAGCGGGTTGGTCAGACCACACCGGGGTGAAGACTGGGCGGCACCCGCTGGAACACCCATTCCAGCAGCCGGCGCGGGAAAGGTTGTTTATAAAGGTGTCATGAATGGCTACGGCAATGTGGTCGTTCTAGAGCACGCGAATGGCGCTGAAATCGTGCATACGCTTTATGCACATATGCGCTCAGCATCGCCCTTGGCGATGGGGGCAGCGGTAGCAAAGGGTGGAACGGTCGGTCCGTGTGGCAACACCGGTATCGGAACCGGTGCCCATTTGCATTTTGAGGTTTTGAGGAACGGCACCAAAGGTCACCCCAACCTGGCGCAAGGTCATGCGACGGTGAACCCTCGTGGGTTCGATATCTCGAATCTGACGCATCCGGATAACGCAACGGCGGCCGCTCCTGCGGCAACACCTGCCACAACGCCTGCTGCCGCTGCGTCGACGCAAAAAATGAGCTTCCAATACCCGATCAGGAAGCATGGCGGCAGCCAGTTTGAGGATGCAGAGGAACTGTACAAAGCCTTGGAAGGCGAGACAGCCGGGCACTATTTGCTCGGAAGCAACCATTTCTGGCACGGTGGAATCCACATCACTAACGCCAGTGCACCACAGTGCATCAGGGATGAGCCTGTGCGCTGTATGGCCGATGGGGTAGTCGTCGCCTATCGCTTGAACAAGAACTATCTGACGTCGGATTTCGAACCGGCCAAAGGCTTGCAGTACTCCACTTCATTTTGTCTTGTTCGACACGAGTATGAATCACCCGCGAATGAAAAGTCCGAGGGGGTAAAAACCAATAAGCTGGTTTTCTTTAGTCTTTACATGCACGTGTTGCCCTATGAGCTTTATACGGCAGAAGAAGAGAAAGCCCCTAGAGTGGTTGCCGTTGTTAACGGTGGCTGGCCTGCTCGAACACATCATAAAGACGATCCACAAAGTAAGGTCGTGGAAAACATACCGTCGGGTGTCGAGTTTGAAGTACTAAAAGAGCAGCCGACGGCTGACGGTAAATACAATTTTGCTCAGGGCAAAATCCTCAAGGGCAAAATTGGTGAACTCAAGAAAGATGATGTCGTCTGGTTCGCTATCGAAGAAGACGGTCAGCCCATTAAGAACAGCAAAAACAAGGAACGCTTGAAAACAGTGCTCCCACCCGAGCGCAAGGTTCCTGGCTACTGGAAAGGCATGGTGGAGGCTACGATTACAGCTCCACGTGGTCTGAAAGTTCGAGGTGCTCCATCCGGCGATAAAGCAGGAGAACAAGTAGCTCCCGATCAAGTGCTGTGTACCGGAAGTACAATCCGCTTTGACAGTGACAAGATCAAATGGCTGTTAGTGGATGGTAAAAAGTACCCCATGGCAGAATGCACTTTCGTTCCGTCGGGAGGCACAGGCCTAAAGGGCGAGGGTGTTTTGCCTGCGACGTTCTGGTGCAGTGTGGACGATGTCGGGTCAGGTGCTGTTATCAAGAGAAAAAGCACAATTCCTACTGTTTTTGACAGTGTTGTGGTGTGTAATTCAGCAATCAAGGCGGGTGAGCCGATCGGTTATCTAGGTCTCTACGAAACACCTGCGGACGATAAAGGAAATATCAACAAGAAACATCAGGTTCACATCGAGATTTTCAGCTCGGATGAAAAACTTGAAGAGTATTTGAAAAACCCTGCGGCATTGGTTGAAGGCAAAAAATATCTGAAGTTGAAAAAGGGTCAGCTATTAGCTACCAAAGGTGGTACCGACGAGGCACCGGTATTCACGCCTCAGGAACCCGGGCTACCAGCAGATACATTAGTGCCCGTTGATCGCCCCACCATTATTAAAGACAGTGCAGGCAAGGAATGGGTTCGGGCCACTTTTCAGAGTGACGGCAAACCGCAAACCGGGTTTATCGAAAAAGAAAAACAAGAAATCATCTGCCAGCATGATTGGGAAAAGCTTGGCTTCAAAGTCATCAAAGAGAGCAATGCCACAGCCGACGGGTTTCTGGATCCAGGTGACATGCCCGCTTTCTTTAAGGAGCTGTATGCCAAGATTGATGCAAAAGGTACTCAGGATAACGAAGTTACGTCTGCTGAATTGCAAAGCGCTTTGCGAGATCCTGAGATCCGCAGCGAGTGGTCGAAGCTAATTGCTTACCATCCTACGGAATGGCAAGCGAAATCCAGTGAGCCCAAGTGGGAGCGGCTGAAAAAATTGATGAAGGACTCGCCTGAATTACTCAAGCATGAGCAAGAGCGAATAGATAAACTCGTGTTCTGGGATGAGATGGCAGGTGCCATGCAAATCCCATTACCAAGTCAGATTTATCATTTTCATCCGATAGAGTTCATTGGTAATTTCAAGGCCAAAGGTCCTGTTGCTCATGCTGGATTATTTACAGTCGCAGATGGCAAGGCCGCAATCAAAGTAATTTACGAGAAATACGGTAAAGAGATGGCGGTCATTATTGAGCGTATGTACCGCGATGAGACCGGCCACTTTGAGTCCGGTCAATACGCGCATTGCGGAACCGGTGGTATGGAAGCTTTTGGTCAACCTCCATACTATGGTTGGGACAGTTCTATTTTTGAGGCCAATCCTGAATACACCCCCACCGGTACGTGGTCGGCATTTGAAAACAAAGGGATGAGCGGGCAAGGCGGCAACGCACAAATCACCGACAAGAAGAAAGTTTTTGTCGTATTGCCTTCGGTGATAGCGGGGATGGAGTATAAGGCGGCCTATATCAAGCGGCACAATGGTCAGTGGGCACGCTGGCACTCTACCGATACGAATGTGCAAGCAGTATACAAAAAACACATTGAGGCGATTCGCGCTCGTTTTGTAGAAGCATTGGAGAAAGGTGAATAA
- a CDS encoding type VI secretion system tip protein VgrG: MFNPANETHFSLKVEDYVGDLQVLSFTGTEGISQPFRFDLELVSENPDLDLEKLLHKQAFLAFDPQGSGIHGQIYRVAQGDAGKRLTRYKVSLVPQLQYLHHRTNQRIYQQMSAPKIIALILDEHGIKGNAYSFQLSQPCPDRDYCVQYDETDLHFVQRLCEEEGIHYHFQHSEKAHLLVFGDDQTVFPDLGQPTAYIQGSGMVAEEPVIKGFKLRLETRTSRTTRRDYDFEKPRLQMEAAYKPDGESTEPDLEDYDYPGRFIDRARGKFLSQRALERHRADYRQAEGRGDQTKLVSGHFMAMSDHPRSEWNDLWLLTEIFHEGKQPQVLEEGVTSDTTDNKDDFHQGYRNTFLATPWDVFYRPALEHPKPRVLGSQTAMVTGPKGEEIHCDQYGRIKVQFHWDREGLADDKTSCWLRVSSSWAGDRYGAISIPRIGMEVLVTFLEGDPDQPLVTGCLYHKENPVPYALPANKTRSVFKTLSSPGGGGYNELRIEDKKGAEQIYIHAQRDWDENIEHDQKIRVGNERHDTVVKNTYTELKAEEHRTTISDRKVEAKLDDHLTVGQNQHVKLGTAQLTSVGKEIHLKAGDKIVIEAGTELTILGGGSFIKLDGGGVTVVGPVVKINAGGSPGSGTGIGIKPPVLPGAADKDKAGSLMDQALLNAPPEKVKPKAFFVFSE; encoded by the coding sequence ATGTTCAACCCAGCTAACGAAACCCACTTCAGCCTCAAGGTCGAAGACTACGTGGGCGACCTGCAAGTGCTGTCGTTCACCGGCACCGAAGGCATCAGCCAGCCGTTTCGTTTCGACCTCGAACTGGTCAGCGAAAACCCCGATCTGGACCTGGAAAAACTCCTGCACAAGCAGGCGTTTCTCGCATTCGATCCACAGGGCTCGGGCATTCACGGCCAGATCTACCGCGTCGCCCAAGGCGATGCCGGCAAGCGCCTGACCCGCTACAAAGTCTCGCTGGTGCCGCAACTGCAATACCTGCATCACCGCACCAACCAGCGTATCTACCAGCAGATGTCGGCACCGAAAATCATCGCGCTGATCCTCGACGAACACGGGATCAAGGGCAACGCCTACAGCTTCCAGCTGAGCCAGCCGTGCCCGGATCGCGACTACTGCGTGCAGTACGACGAAACCGACCTGCACTTCGTCCAGCGCCTGTGCGAAGAGGAGGGTATTCACTACCACTTCCAGCACAGCGAAAAAGCCCACCTGCTGGTGTTCGGCGACGACCAAACGGTGTTCCCCGACCTCGGCCAGCCGACCGCCTACATACAGGGCAGCGGCATGGTCGCCGAAGAGCCGGTGATCAAAGGCTTCAAACTGCGTCTGGAAACCCGCACCAGCCGCACCACGCGCCGCGACTACGACTTCGAAAAACCGCGCCTGCAAATGGAAGCAGCGTACAAACCGGATGGCGAAAGCACCGAACCGGATCTGGAAGACTACGACTACCCGGGCCGCTTCATCGACCGTGCGCGCGGCAAGTTCCTCAGCCAGCGCGCCCTCGAACGCCACCGCGCCGACTACCGTCAGGCCGAAGGTCGTGGCGACCAGACCAAACTGGTCAGCGGCCACTTCATGGCCATGTCCGACCACCCGCGCAGCGAGTGGAACGACCTGTGGCTGCTCACCGAAATCTTCCACGAAGGCAAACAGCCGCAAGTCCTCGAAGAAGGCGTGACCAGCGACACCACCGACAACAAGGACGACTTCCACCAGGGCTACCGCAACACCTTCCTCGCCACCCCGTGGGACGTGTTCTACCGCCCGGCCCTCGAACACCCGAAACCGCGCGTGCTCGGCAGCCAGACCGCCATGGTCACCGGCCCCAAAGGCGAAGAAATCCACTGCGACCAATACGGCCGCATCAAAGTGCAATTCCACTGGGACCGCGAAGGCCTGGCCGACGACAAAACCAGCTGCTGGCTACGCGTCTCCAGCTCCTGGGCCGGCGACCGCTACGGCGCCATCAGCATTCCGCGCATCGGCATGGAAGTCCTCGTCACCTTCCTCGAAGGCGACCCCGACCAACCCCTCGTCACCGGCTGCCTGTACCACAAGGAAAACCCGGTGCCGTACGCCCTGCCGGCAAATAAAACCCGCAGCGTCTTCAAAACCCTCAGCTCCCCGGGTGGCGGCGGTTACAACGAACTGCGCATCGAAGACAAAAAAGGCGCGGAGCAGATCTACATCCACGCCCAGCGCGACTGGGACGAAAACATCGAGCACGACCAGAAAATCCGCGTCGGTAACGAACGCCACGACACCGTGGTGAAGAACACCTACACCGAGCTCAAAGCCGAAGAACACCGCACCACGATTTCCGACCGCAAGGTTGAAGCGAAGCTGGATGATCACCTCACGGTTGGGCAGAACCAGCATGTGAAGCTGGGTACGGCGCAGCTCACCAGCGTGGGCAAAGAGATTCACCTTAAAGCTGGGGACAAGATTGTTATTGAGGCGGGGACAGAGCTGACCATTCTTGGGGGTGGGAGCTTTATCAAGCTCGATGGTGGTGGTGTGACCGTGGTTGGGCCGGTGGTGAAGATTAATGCGGGTGGCTCGCCAGGGAGCGGCACCGGGATCGGGATTAAACCGCCGGTGCTGCCGGGGGCGGCGGATAAGGATAAGGCGGGGAGTTTGATGGATCAGGCGTTGTTGAATGCGCCGCCTGAGAAGGTTAAGCCGAAGGCTTTTTTTGTGTTTTCAGAGTAA
- a CDS encoding serine/threonine-protein kinase, with amino-acid sequence MTEIESSVDDLLMSEEQASNLTYFAFAKANNAEPLLAPTKASIGALPDVLAGRYHLERLLGAGGMGAVYRARDLLHEQFGDPDPYIALKILSEEFAESPDASALLYSEFALTRRLRHDNVVRAHTFEVDTDCQRAFITMEYMRGLTLDKLLCERPLGLPWKETRDIALPLLDTLAYAHRRGVLHGDMKPSNVMLSEDGLRLFDFGLGQADEGVLPGLPHLSRERFNAWTPGYAAPELLEGQPLSASADVYGVACVIYELASGKHPFRRLPSTQARDEHLERELQAPANLPKHGWPALRTALSFNAAERTITADQLRDALGATSSWLQRLRLRA; translated from the coding sequence ATGACTGAAATCGAATCCTCAGTCGATGACTTGCTGATGAGCGAAGAGCAGGCCAGCAACCTGACCTACTTCGCCTTCGCCAAGGCAAACAACGCCGAGCCGTTGCTGGCGCCGACCAAGGCCAGCATCGGTGCATTGCCGGACGTACTCGCCGGCCGCTACCACCTCGAGCGTCTGCTCGGGGCGGGCGGCATGGGCGCCGTTTACCGGGCGCGAGATCTGCTGCACGAGCAGTTCGGCGATCCCGACCCTTACATTGCGCTGAAAATCCTCAGCGAAGAATTTGCCGAATCGCCGGACGCCAGTGCCTTGCTCTACAGCGAGTTCGCCCTGACCCGACGCCTGCGCCACGACAACGTCGTGCGTGCACACACTTTTGAAGTCGACACCGACTGCCAGCGGGCCTTCATCACCATGGAATACATGCGTGGCCTGACCTTGGACAAACTGCTCTGCGAGCGGCCCCTCGGCCTGCCGTGGAAAGAAACGCGCGACATCGCGCTGCCGCTGCTCGATACGCTGGCCTACGCCCACCGTCGCGGCGTGCTGCACGGTGACATGAAACCGAGCAACGTCATGCTCAGCGAAGACGGCCTGCGCCTGTTCGACTTCGGTCTCGGCCAGGCAGACGAGGGCGTGTTGCCCGGCCTGCCGCACCTCAGCCGCGAGCGTTTCAACGCCTGGACCCCGGGCTACGCCGCCCCCGAACTGCTTGAGGGCCAACCGTTGTCGGCCAGCGCGGACGTGTACGGCGTGGCCTGCGTGATCTATGAACTGGCGAGCGGCAAACACCCGTTCCGCCGCTTGCCCTCGACCCAGGCCCGCGACGAGCACCTGGAGCGCGAGCTGCAAGCCCCGGCGAACCTGCCGAAACACGGCTGGCCAGCGCTGCGAACCGCGCTGAGCTTCAATGCGGCAGAACGCACCATCACTGCCGATCAATTGCGTGACGCCTTGGGCGCCACTTCGTCCTGGCTGCAACGGTTGCGACTTCGGGCGTAA
- a CDS encoding PP2C family serine/threonine-protein phosphatase: MLVASPWRSAARTDPGKVRARNEDAFLDNPQQGLWVVADGMGGHQGGDIASQLIVASLAELPQHEDFDERLKAIRQCLHWLNRRLGQELTVTAGRHDSIMGSTVVALLVEGNRAACIWAGDSRCYMWRGQRLYQLSKDHSLQQQLIDEQQMSVEQAAAHPAAQALTRAVGAAEQLTLDVLELEVYPGDAFLLCSDGLYQGLSSDALGNALSLSAPHVALERLFDGALRGAARDNLTAVVIRQ; the protein is encoded by the coding sequence ATGCTGGTGGCCAGTCCCTGGCGCAGCGCGGCGCGAACCGACCCGGGCAAGGTGCGGGCGCGCAACGAAGATGCCTTCCTCGACAATCCGCAGCAGGGGCTGTGGGTGGTCGCGGACGGCATGGGCGGTCATCAGGGTGGCGACATCGCCAGCCAGTTGATCGTCGCCAGCCTGGCTGAACTGCCGCAACACGAGGACTTCGACGAACGCCTCAAAGCCATCCGCCAGTGCCTGCACTGGCTGAACCGGCGCTTGGGGCAAGAGTTGACGGTCACCGCCGGGCGTCACGACAGCATCATGGGCAGCACCGTTGTGGCGCTGCTGGTGGAAGGCAACCGCGCGGCCTGCATCTGGGCCGGCGACAGCCGTTGTTACATGTGGCGCGGGCAGCGGCTGTATCAGCTGTCCAAGGATCATTCGCTGCAGCAGCAACTGATCGACGAGCAACAGATGAGCGTCGAACAGGCGGCAGCGCACCCGGCGGCTCAGGCGTTGACCCGAGCCGTCGGTGCGGCCGAACAGCTGACCCTGGATGTCCTCGAACTCGAGGTCTATCCGGGCGATGCGTTTTTGCTGTGCAGCGATGGTTTGTATCAGGGCCTGAGCAGCGATGCCCTCGGCAACGCCCTCAGCCTCAGCGCGCCGCATGTGGCGCTGGAACGTCTGTTCGACGGCGCCCTGCGTGGCGCCGCCCGGGACAACCTGACTGCCGTGGTGATCCGCCAATGA
- the tssM gene encoding type VI secretion system membrane subunit TssM, with translation MKKFFKKVGAFLRQTWVWTLLLVLFVALLVWFVGPLLAVDDYKFWESATSRLLTIAVLFLIWGLTMVFVSWRAGIRKKAVEETEDGQDRIRRDELIEEEQKELKARFKDALKTLKTSSLYRGRSERWRNDLPWYLLIGPQASGKTSLLDFSGLEFPINKIDRKLTRDTLGTRHCDWYFADHGVLIDTAGRYTTQPDAEVDGSAWTTLLELLRKRRRGRPLNGVLVTIPVESLIGGSEQDIDTLARQVRGRLQDVYQKLHVDVPVYLVLSKADKLLGFDEFFDQLTREESDQVLGTSFRKDQVGTDVAVLRGEFEELLRRLNNQVIMRMHSERDTQRRGRILDFPHQLGQIGERLCLFVDMAFTGNRYQRASLLRGFYLTSAPHLTQEMDATTAGIGASLGMSAGVLPTLRSGRSRFIHHLFSRVIFPESDLAGLDKRERSRIHWGQRALYVGALAALALFGMLWAGGFSANYERLENLRTLAQNWTQQRSALTPRDDAMGVLKTLDTSYAATQVFPKKGDVSYHERGGLYQGEDVNPVVRQAYEHELEAQLLPRVATMLEGQIRANMKDRDKLLNSLRAYLMLNMKDRRDAVWLKDWVATDWSQRYTGNTAVQNGLNTHLERLLKQPFIYPLNDQLVTQARQVLRAESLATVVYRMLREQARNLPEYRFSQHLGPQGSLFIGTEYVIPGFYTQQGYQQYFSVQGSALVTDILRDNWVLGEGAGISDMDLRRLMVELEQLYFRDYANYWSEAVGQVALPPISDAGEGAEQLAGLTSANSPVLALLTEVRENTRFPAAADPVDEAGDAADALAGQKGKLGKVGKLASAVADKASALNVAKSLPDTAKKSLQRRFEPLHRLLDDNNGPAADLTPAISALNDLQLQLSGLARSSTPEQAAFEMAKTRMSGQRDALTNLRAASGRLPRPLSVWFNVLAEDSWRLVLNDAYQYLNGRYQNELYSVYGKTISKRYPFSASSTSDVAISDFREFFRAQGTVDRFFDSYMRPFVSGDPGNYRMRSVDGHSLPVSKMYLDQMAAALTIRQSFFSINPAEPTVQFKLEPYTLDPAVSRSEFKFGDKTMEYRHGPILPMTFKWPTDAEDGRTSLVMDKMAGRPIGIEKNSGPWSLFRLFDLMQTEYLTGRDVLVLKADVGGLRANYLLTSQRTPNPFDMGVLRTFRMPVQL, from the coding sequence ATGAAAAAGTTTTTCAAGAAAGTCGGCGCCTTCCTGCGCCAGACCTGGGTCTGGACCTTGCTGCTGGTGCTGTTCGTGGCGCTGCTGGTGTGGTTCGTCGGCCCGTTGTTGGCGGTGGATGACTACAAGTTCTGGGAAAGCGCGACCTCGCGTCTGCTGACCATCGCCGTGCTGTTCCTGATCTGGGGCCTGACCATGGTCTTCGTCAGCTGGCGCGCGGGCATCCGCAAGAAAGCCGTCGAAGAAACCGAAGATGGCCAGGATCGCATCCGTCGTGATGAACTGATCGAAGAAGAGCAGAAAGAGTTGAAGGCGCGCTTCAAGGACGCGCTGAAAACCCTGAAGACTTCGAGCCTGTATCGCGGCCGCAGCGAACGCTGGCGCAATGACTTGCCGTGGTACCTGCTGATCGGTCCGCAGGCTTCCGGCAAGACCAGTCTGCTGGACTTCTCCGGGCTGGAATTCCCGATCAACAAGATCGACCGCAAGCTGACCCGCGACACCCTCGGCACCCGTCATTGCGACTGGTACTTCGCCGACCACGGTGTGCTGATCGACACCGCCGGGCGCTACACCACGCAGCCGGACGCGGAAGTCGACGGCAGTGCCTGGACCACCTTGCTCGAACTGCTGCGCAAGCGTCGTCGCGGTCGTCCGTTGAACGGGGTGCTGGTGACCATTCCGGTGGAATCCCTGATCGGTGGCAGCGAGCAGGACATCGACACCCTGGCGCGCCAGGTGCGCGGTCGTCTGCAAGACGTCTATCAGAAACTGCACGTCGACGTGCCGGTGTATCTGGTACTGAGCAAGGCGGACAAGCTGCTCGGGTTCGACGAGTTCTTCGATCAACTGACCCGCGAAGAAAGTGATCAGGTGCTGGGTACCAGTTTCCGCAAGGATCAGGTCGGTACCGACGTGGCTGTGCTGCGCGGCGAGTTCGAAGAGCTGCTGCGGCGCCTGAACAATCAGGTGATCATGCGCATGCACTCCGAGCGCGATACCCAGCGCCGTGGCCGCATCCTCGACTTCCCGCATCAACTGGGGCAGATCGGTGAGCGCCTGTGCCTGTTCGTCGACATGGCGTTCACCGGCAACCGTTATCAGCGTGCGTCGCTGCTGCGGGGTTTCTACCTGACCAGTGCTCCGCACCTGACGCAGGAAATGGACGCGACCACCGCCGGCATCGGCGCCAGCCTCGGCATGAGTGCCGGCGTGCTGCCGACCCTGCGCAGTGGCCGTTCGCGCTTCATCCATCATCTGTTCAGCCGAGTGATTTTCCCCGAGTCGGATCTGGCCGGCCTCGACAAGCGTGAGCGCAGCCGCATCCACTGGGGCCAGCGTGCGTTGTACGTTGGCGCACTGGCGGCACTGGCGCTGTTCGGCATGCTCTGGGCCGGTGGGTTCTCGGCCAACTACGAGCGTCTGGAAAACCTGCGCACGCTGGCGCAGAACTGGACTCAGCAGCGTTCGGCGCTGACCCCGCGTGATGATGCAATGGGCGTGCTGAAAACCCTCGACACCAGCTATGCCGCGACTCAGGTGTTCCCGAAGAAGGGCGACGTCTCGTACCACGAGCGTGGCGGTCTGTATCAGGGCGAAGACGTCAATCCGGTGGTCAGGCAAGCCTACGAGCATGAGCTCGAAGCGCAATTGCTGCCACGGGTCGCGACGATGCTCGAAGGGCAGATTCGCGCCAACATGAAGGACCGCGACAAGCTGCTCAACAGCCTGCGTGCGTACCTGATGCTGAACATGAAAGACCGTCGTGACGCGGTGTGGCTCAAGGACTGGGTCGCCACTGACTGGTCGCAGCGCTACACCGGCAACACCGCGGTGCAGAACGGCCTGAACACTCACCTTGAGCGCCTGCTGAAGCAGCCGTTCATCTACCCACTGAACGATCAACTGGTGACTCAGGCACGTCAGGTGCTGCGCGCCGAATCGCTGGCCACCGTGGTCTACCGCATGCTCCGTGAGCAGGCGCGCAACCTGCCGGAATACCGTTTCAGCCAACACCTCGGGCCGCAGGGCTCGCTGTTCATCGGCACCGAATACGTGATCCCGGGCTTCTACACCCAGCAGGGTTATCAGCAGTATTTCTCGGTGCAGGGTTCGGCGCTGGTCACCGACATCCTGCGTGACAACTGGGTGCTGGGCGAAGGCGCGGGCATCAGCGACATGGACTTGCGTCGCCTGATGGTCGAGCTGGAACAACTGTACTTCCGCGACTACGCCAACTACTGGAGCGAGGCCGTTGGCCAGGTGGCCTTGCCGCCGATCAGCGACGCCGGTGAAGGCGCCGAGCAACTGGCGGGCTTGACGTCGGCCAACTCGCCGGTGCTGGCATTGCTCACTGAAGTGCGCGAGAACACGCGCTTCCCGGCTGCTGCCGATCCGGTGGATGAAGCCGGTGATGCTGCCGATGCACTGGCAGGGCAGAAAGGCAAACTGGGCAAGGTCGGCAAACTGGCCTCGGCGGTCGCCGACAAGGCTTCGGCGCTGAACGTGGCGAAGAGCCTGCCGGACACCGCGAAGAAATCCCTGCAACGTCGCTTCGAGCCGCTGCATCGTTTGCTCGACGACAACAACGGCCCGGCCGCTGACCTGACCCCGGCCATCAGCGCGCTCAACGACCTGCAACTGCAACTGTCCGGTCTGGCCCGTTCCAGTACGCCGGAACAAGCCGCGTTCGAAATGGCGAAAACCCGCATGAGCGGCCAGCGTGATGCGCTGACCAACCTGCGTGCGGCCTCGGGTCGCCTGCCGCGTCCGCTGAGCGTGTGGTTCAACGTGCTGGCTGAAGACTCGTGGCGCCTGGTGCTCAACGACGCTTACCAATACCTGAACGGCCGTTATCAGAACGAGCTGTACAGCGTGTATGGCAAAACCATCAGCAAGCGCTATCCGTTCAGCGCCAGCAGCACCAGCGACGTGGCGATCAGCGACTTCCGTGAGTTCTTCCGCGCTCAAGGCACCGTCGACCGCTTCTTCGACAGCTACATGCGTCCGTTCGTCAGCGGTGATCCGGGCAACTACCGGATGCGCAGCGTCGACGGTCACAGCCTGCCGGTATCGAAGATGTACCTCGACCAGATGGCAGCAGCCCTGACCATTCGTCAGAGCTTCTTCTCGATCAATCCGGCCGAGCCGACCGTTCAGTTCAAGCTGGAGCCGTACACCCTCGACCCGGCGGTCAGCCGTTCCGAGTTCAAGTTCGGCGACAAGACCATGGAATACCGCCACGGTCCGATCCTGCCGATGACGTTCAAGTGGCCGACCGATGCTGAAGACGGTCGCACCAGCCTGGTGATGGACAAGATGGCGGGGCGTCCGATCGGCATCGAGAAGAACTCCGGCCCATGGTCGCTGTTCCGTCTGTTCGATTTGATGCAGACCGAGTACCTGACCGGTCGCGACGTGCTGGTGCTGAAAGCCGACGTGGGTGGCCTGCGCGCCAACTACCTGCTGACCAGCCAGCGCACGCCGAACCCGTTCGACATGGGCGTGCTGCGCACCTTCCGTATGCCGGTGCAGCTCTGA